aactatttttttaaacaaatatttctatacAGATTTCTGTAGTTGTTTAAACTGATGGGCAAAGCTATAACTAATACGACACATCacaaatttttcacattatatATGCCATCAATAACAAACAGTTGCGCCACATTGAAAGAGCTAAAGAAATTAGACATAGATTGAAAGATACTGAAAATTGTATCCTATCATCTATAAgagaattataacaattttaaatatagtaaataactGTATTTCTAACAAATAGGAGATTCTTAAAGGACAGCAATTATATACAAACAGTGAAAGCTCGATTTATACGTCacaaagcaaataatatttgCCAGGATGATTATGCCAAAAAGAGAATATAAAGACTACAAATACTTATTATgtaaaacgtaaatatttacACTTCACAAGTGATTGTAAATAAATCCTTAAATGCTACATAAATTGTTAGATAGTATGATGCGACTCTTTCACGATTGTGTAACACCTTTTCGTGCAAccaacatatttaaaacaggttctttttttatgtattccaCAGCTTGTTTATGAGTCACCATCGTAAAATCGTATCCATTGACTTGTAACAGTTTATCATGCTGTTTTAGACCACATTTAGCAGCTGGGCTATTCTCATAAACTTCGATAACATAAATACCATTATCTTTATAACCTTCAGGACTTTTTCTAAAATCTTGATCAATTCCACCAGCTATTTTAAAACCACATTTCAACACCTCTCTTCCTTGCGGATCCAAGCCTGGttctttagttaattttatcgGAATACTTAAGCATTCGATTGCCATACCTGGTTGATGCTCAAAGgccattttaaaacatttatttaaatgttacacaaaagaaagttaataaaatttcggAAATGTAAATCCTGACTGTTGAATACTTGTTGGGtggaaaatgagaaaaagtaaacaaaactaAGATTTCGGATTCCTATCCCATAAGTCATCAGTAAATACGGATAcagtgtaataaaatataaatcaataactaaatatatttttactctcATTTTTATTAAGAGGAGATAATTGAGTCCCTATGcttctaaagaaaatttcaaatcgatCGCTAAGttcattaatcaaaattattgagATTGCAAGGCAGGActggagaaaaatttaaagtttatttttactgtatgcCGAAATATTCGCACATGATTTGAGCAGGAAACTGATTGGAGAAATTTTcgaccataaaaatatttcaccaatCAAGTTTTCACTCAcgtctgcaaatttttttcagtgagaACGGAAAGTAAGGGAATTATGTTCTGCTTTTCGCTTACAACGACAAAACGGTTTCTGCCATATCTTGTTTTTGCAGGCAGGCGCGAAAATTtgtatatcaaattttcataatttcgttcctttagtaaatattgattcagctaattacatttttctgaCGTTGgatttaacaaaagtaaatgtgacatttgaaatattgaagttttaaatgttatttaattttattctatttaattgcAAACGATTTTGTTAACTTGCttctttgttattgtttattttaatatcgctTTTAATAATCCTGGACATTCCTTGATTATTCTTATACCCTTTTTAGATTGATTGTGTCTTTCAAATCcttattttcaaacaatgtcAGCTGCACAGCAATGTGTTAATGAGGAGGAGGAATTAGATGAGGGTGGCCCTATGGCTATCCAAAAATTGGaggtatgttaaaaaattaccttaacTTATGTGATTATTGTTTGCcaatattcattttatctttCAAGTACTTCCACTACCTTTTCGCGTGAAGGAAAACTTTCGtgaatattgttaattattttagaaaaagttaaatttgttaaaactatgataaagaatttgaaaaaatgcattttatatccTGTTGTGTAACTCTACGACTCCATAGTCTCTAAAAATTGCCTTTGTTAATATCATTATAACTgctattacaaaatatttttttagttgttgtGGAATATAAgtggtaaaaatataagttcTCTTAGAGAGGCCTTACTTAAAACACATGTTGAGCATCATTTGAATAtcatataaacaaattttttgcaattttaaattccattttctcCCTTGTCACCAATCATAAGCTGCTAACTATAGATATGTCATATGCTTAAGTAAGCAAGTCGAATCACCAACTTGTTTTTGTTTGACTTGCTTTTGTTAAACTGTACTCATAGTCCTCTTTACGCCTTACCAGCAGAAATAAGCAGATCATAAATCCTCTTTCTCCTTTAGctgcttaataaatatttgaatagccattcttttttcttgtaatCTAATAACTCTCATATAgtcatattgaaataataaaaatatgttttttaagatAACTACTGTTGAGATTGTCATTATGCTTACTgactttgttaaataaattagtaagcaaatataaattttagaatgaatttatttaatgaaaagttaattattatcaaattttttttttgtctctttttatAGGGTAATGGAATTACTGCTtcagatattaaaaaacttcaagaTGCTGGCTTTTATACTGTAGAATGTGTAGCATTTGCTCCTAAAAGACATCTTTTGAGCATTAAAGGAATCAGTGAAGCAAAGGCTGACAAAATATTggtaacttataattttatatattatttggaTTTGAGTAAGAGTCAGACTGGGAGTACGAGACCCAGTTGGACACTTGAATAAGAagtcttctttaaaaatgagcaattttcggtttataatttttgctggTTTTCAATATTCAGTAACGTTTAATTTACAGTGCTTATGAAGAATTTTAAGTATTCTTCAAGCTAAatgttatatgttttattttttaaaatttcttttaattaaccttgtagattaataaattttctactttaaaaaaatttacttactagCTTTTAGTAACTAACTATTGTAGTTTTAACGCAGAATTATCTATTAATTATGTAACAGAAATCGTGTGTGACTTTTTCTCTATGATTtgcaaataagaattttaagtgTCATTTTGCctggtaatatttttcttccttttttttactgtcCCCCTCCCtagaattgtaaatttattaggaaagatatttatattgcaCTAGTCTAAGATGTTGATTTCTATAGTAATTTGTGACTTTGTTTTAAGGCCTCTAGTAGGGATGTACCAGGCTCCTGGCAATTATCCAGTACTTGGCCATATTTTCATTACCTGGTTCATTTCCTGCTTTAGGTAAAAAAGGACCTAGAAATTTTAAAGCCATAGGTCGTCCCAAGAACCTGTACTTTCCAAAATTTAGTAGAATCAGTAAATCATTGTTATTCTCAcacacatttttttgtttttctgtacaaaaatttattataaatgtttagtttttgtatttgaattaaaatttgctttatacatccttttaaattgtcttttcttAGACGGAGGCTTTAAAACTTGTACCAATGGGATTTACAACTGCCACTGAATATCACAGAAAGCGATCTGAAATAATCCAAATCACAACAGGTTCAAAAGAATTGGATAAATTGTTGGGAGGTAACTTATCTCTTATATCTTATGATACACTGAAAAGTCCTAATAATTCACAATCTGCTTAACTTATGGTAGAATTCTTATAAAGAGAATTCTGACAAACAACTCTAAAACTATTCAGAATAAGATCGTAGAAACAAATGGTCAAAAAATCAGCTACCATACTTggtgatatttcttttaaatcttttaatttatatttcctttcttATTTCATGCCAAATTCATGTCGGCTATTTTGAGCTGtgtttcgttttcttttttaccaatCAAGGGACAGCTATCTATACCTTAGCTGTGTACCTAAAttacatttgcaaaattttctacAAGGACTAACttcttaaaaagatatatttcattacatcagaaaataaaacttcatttgtATACATATGATTTTGAGATTCCAagtaataaagatattcggttATTGTGCTCCTTGTTAtactttggtttaaaaaaaaaaattttttttaaaatttttgttttctaatcaCATAGTATTTGTATCGTAAAACTCTGAACtgcatttagaaaaagtaatgcAAGACTGAAGCGTTATCATTCATGCTTTAGAAGAATAAACAGAACAGTGT
Above is a window of Parasteatoda tepidariorum isolate YZ-2023 chromosome 5, CAS_Ptep_4.0, whole genome shotgun sequence DNA encoding:
- the LOC107451349 gene encoding tax1-binding protein 3 homolog, encoding MAFEHQPGMAIECLSIPIKLTKEPGLDPQGREVLKCGFKIAGGIDQDFRKSPEGYKDNGIYVIEVYENSPAAKCGLKQHDKLLQVNGYDFTMVTHKQAVEYIKKEPVLNMLVARKGVTQS